In Ornithinibacter aureus, the genomic stretch TCGTGATGGGGCTGGGCGCCCAGCTCGTCGCGTGGCCGACCCCGATCATCGACGGCCTCGTCGAGAACGGCTTCCGGGTCATCCGGATGGACAACCGCGACATCGGCCTGTCAACGAAGACCCAAGGTCCGGCACCGACGCGGGCAGACCTGCTCAAGGCCTTCGCCCACCGCCGCTACGCCCAGTCCGACTACCTCCTGGCCGACATGGCCGGCGACGCGGTCGCGCTGCTCGACCACCTCGACATCGAGGCCGCCCACGTGGTCGGTGTGTCCATGGGCGGGATGATCGCCCAGCAGCTGACCATCGACCACCCGACGCGCGTGCTCAGCCTGTGCTCGATCATGTCGAACACGGGCTCGCGCCTGCACGGGACGGTGGCCCCCAAGCTGCTGCCGACCATGGCGATGACCATGACCACGCCGCGCCCGACCGACCCGGACGAGGCCGAGCGCCGCGGCGTCGAGAGCTTCCGCCTCATCGCCGGGCCGCACTACGACGCCGACGAGATGGCCGTCATGGTCCGCCGGGCCATCGACCGGGACATCAACCCGCTCGGCACCGCTCGCCAGCTGCTCGCGATCCAGGCCAGCCCCGACCGCACCCCCGGGCTGCGCACGATCACCGTGCCGACCGTGGTCATCCACGGCCTGCTCGACCAGCTCGTCCTGCCGAGCGGTGGTATCGCGACCGCCCGGGCCATCCCGGGCTCACGCCTGGTGATGTTCCCCGACATGGCCCACGACCTGCCGGGTCCGCGCCGCGCCGAGATCGTCGAGGAGATCGTCCGCAACGCCGCGCGGGCCAAGGTCTGCGTCAGCCAGGACTGAGGACTACGGACGCTCGAGGGCGTCCGCGACGGCATCCACGAGCATGCCGACCTCGTCAGCCGTGATGACCAGCGGCGGGGCGATGCGGATGGTGGACCCGTGGGTGTCCTTGGCGAGCACCCCGCGCCGCATGAGGCGCTCGGAGACCTCGCGGCCACTCGGACCGCCGGGCTCGATGTCCAGCCCGGCCCATAGCCCACGGACCCGGATGCCGGACAGCCCGTTTCCGTGACCCGTGCGCACGAGCGGGGTGAGGAGCTCGCTGAGCAGGCTGCCGAGCTCGGTGGCCCGTGCCTGGAACTCCCCCTCGGAGAGCATGGTGACGACCTCGTGGCCGATCGCGGCGGCGAGCGGGTTGCCCCCGAAGGTCGAGCCGTGCGACCCGGGGGTGATGACCTCGAGGATCTCGCGGTTGGTCGCGATGGCCGAGACCGGGTAGAGCCCACCGCCGAGGGCCTTGCCCATCACGTAGATGTCGGGAACGACGTCCTCGTGCTCACACGCGAAGGTGCGTCCGGTGCGGGCGAGCCCCGACTGGATCTCGTCGGCGAGCATGAGCACACCGGCCTCGTCGCAGATCTGGCGCACGGCCCGCAGGTAGCCCTCGGGTGGGATGACGACGCCGCCCTCGCCCTGGATCGGCTCGAGGAGGACCGCCACGGTGAACTCGTCGACCGCCTGGCGCAGCGACTCGACGTCGCCGTAGGTGACCGTGCGGAAGCCCGGGGTGTATGGCCCGTACTCGTCGCGGGCGACCTTGTCGTCGGAGAAGCTGATGATGGTCGTCGTGCGGCCGTGGAAGTTGCCCTCCATGACGATGATGTTGGCCTGGTCCTCGGGCACCCCCTTGACGCGGTACCCCCAGCGCCGGCTGACCTTCAGGGCGGTCTCGACGGCCTCGGCGCCGGTGTTCATCGGCAGGACCATGTCCTTGCCGGTCAGCTCGGCTAGGGCCTGGGAGAACGGGCCGAGCTGGTCGTTGTGGAAGGCCCGGCTCGTGAGGGTGAGCCGCGAGAGCTGGTCGTGGGCGCGCGCCAGCAGCCGCGGGTGCCCGTGGCCGAAGTTCAGTGCCGAGTACCCGGCGAGGCAGTCGAGGTACCGCTTGCCGTCGACATCGGTCACCCAGGCACCCTCCCCGTGGGAGAGCACCACCGGCAACGGGTGGTAGTTGTGCGCGGCGTAACGCTCCACCTGGGCAATGTGTGCGGCGGTCTGGGCGCTGCCCACGTGGCTGGTGCTGTCTGACGTCATCGTCGCCTCCTCGCTGGTGAGCGTAGCGGTCGGCGAGGTTCAGCGCGCGGGTGGGGCGGACGGCATCCGGTCGTGGCGGTCCGGGTGCGCCGGCTCAGGTGTGCCGGGTCAGGTCGAGCTCGGGGCGAGGACGAGGTAGCCCTGCGCGACCAGGATGATGATGAGCGCACCGATCTTGTCGGGGCCCAGCACCGTGCCGAAGTGCACCCGGTCGACGATGACGATGCCGACCTGGAGCAGCACGATCCAGCCCATCGTCACGACCGCGAGCTCGGCGTACTGCAGCGACGAGGCGTAGAACCAGAACAGGGCGACCGAGGCGATCGTGCCGAAGGCGATAGCGGCGATGCTCTGCTTCTCCGCCCACTCCTTCGCGGCGATCGCGCCGAGCAGGTCGAGTCCCGCGAGGACGGCCATCGCCAGGGTGGCGACGACGGGCACCGGCCAGGATGCCGGGAACCTCATGAGCGGGATGACGTCGAGCGCAGCCATGGCAGACCTCCGGGGGGTCGCGGTCACGCCCGTGCGCGACCTCAGCACCAAGGAGGGCTCACGCGGCCCGGTGATACATCCGTCAGGCGAGCCACATCTCGCCGACGCGGTCGGCGATGCGCTGGCCGTGGGCCCGAGCCGTCTCGAAGGTGTCGGCGCCGCGGCTGAAGTCGAGCGGGTTGGCACCCATCGCCCACAGGTCACGGGCGTCGGGGACGACGAGGTGGGTGCGCGATGCCGGTCGCAGCGAGCGGAGCTGGCGGGCCGGTAGGTCGCGCAGGTGCGAGGCCACGGGGTAGGGCGACAGCGCGAGCACGCGACGGTGCCCTGCGGCCAGGTCGGCGTTCGCGACCGTGCGCAGGCCGCCGTCGACGTAGCGCCGGCCACCGACCTCGACGGCCGGGAACACTCCGGGCACGGCACAACTCGCGGCAACGGCTCGTTCGAGCGGGACACCGCTCGAGTTGTCGAACACGACCGAGGTTCCGGTCTGCGCGTCGACAGCCGTGATGAAGAGGCGCTTGTCCGGCCACTCCTTGCCGACGAGTCCGAGACCGATGGCCTTCAGCCACTCCTCCTCGGTGGTCGTGCGGGCGGCGAGGGCCGCCTGCCCGACCAGGGCGCGGCCACGCTTCTTGTCCAGCGACAGCTGGGCGCGCAGGTACCTCGAGGCGTCGGCCGGCCCGAGGCGACCGATCTCGGCGATCTGGGCACCCTCGCGGATCCGGGCGAAGGCGAGCGACTCCTGGGTGCCGACCCGCAGGTGGGCGGCGACCATGGACCCGGCTGAGGTGCCGATCATCGTGTCGGCCTCGCGGACGTCGACACCGCCGTCGCGCAGCCCCATGATGACGCCGGCCTCCCACGCGATGCCGGTCGCTCCGCCACCGGCGAGCACGAACGCCCGCTCGTTGTCGGTGGTCGGCGGCTGCCAGCTCGCGAACTCGTCGCCGCCGTCGGTGGTGGCGCGCACGGCGACGCTCCCCTGTGGCGCGGCCGTCTCCGTGTCCGTGGCCCCGGACACGCCCGGGGCGCGCCCCGTGCCCCCACTCGGGGTCTCGAGGGACAGTTGCTGCACCTGTGGCGCGATGTTACTCACGAGTACAGTTTGTCACGCCACCCGCGTCGCCCGCACGTCCGCACGGGGTGAGAGTGCTCACGCCGTGCCGTCACACCGAGTGCCTCACGCCGAGTGCCTCACCCCGAGTGCCTCTCGCCGAGCCCATCACACCGAATGCCTCAGACCCGTCACACCGAGCGGGCTGCCGTCGCCGGCTCGAGGCGGACCTGCTCGAGGGGAAGGCTCACGAGGTCGTCGCCCACCCGCACCTGGCAGCGCAGCGTGCCGACGTGCTCGACCTCACCGGACCGCCCACCCCACGGCCCGGACAGCACGTGCACCACGTCACCGAGGTGGACCGGCGGGCGTCGCGTAGCGGTCGGTCGCACGGTCTCAGCAAGCGCGGCCAGCTGCTCGGCGTACGACGGGGGCAGAGGAACCCGGCGGCCGCGGAACGTCCAGGTGAACAAGTGCTGGGGGTCGAACCGCGTCGAACACTGCCCGCAGGACATCAACCGGGTCGGGCCTCGGTGGCGAGACTTCTCGTGACCCGCCGGGCAGCGACCGACCCAGTCCTTGGGCACGCGAGGGGCCTCGGGCGAGACGTACTGCCGCCCGCTGGAACCGATCTCGCGAGCCTTGGCCTGCCACACGGCATCATGACCGTGCCGGGGCCCGACGAGGGCGTGGGCGATCTCGTGCAGGATCGTGTCGAGCACCTCGCTCTCGTCGTGCAGCGCGGTCAAGGGGCCGCTGATACCGATCTCGCGCCGGGAGTAGCGGCACACCCCGGCCCGGGTCTTGGCGCGGTCGGCGACGATCGTCCAGTCGTCGAGTCCGTGTTCGCGCAGCAGTCGGCGACCCGTGGCCAGTGCCCTGGTGATCTCCATCAGCCCTCCTCTCGCGACCGGTCGTTCCCCGCGGTGTTCCCTGCACCGTCCCTGCGTGGCCCGTGCCCTGATGTGCTGCTCTATGCCCCCGACCCTAGGACGAGGCACTGACAGCCCCTCGCCACGACGCGCGCCCACGCCCGTCCACCGACCTGCTGCACACTGATCTGTGGGGGCTGCGCGCTCACGACCACAGGTGCAGACTGTCCCCCGTGCACGTGCCCACGCCGACCCTGCCCATCGGCCTTCGCCTGCTGCGCAACTACTCCGGTCGACACCTGCCCCAGGACGTCCTGGCCGGGCTGCTCGTCGCCGCCCTCGCCGTCCCACAATCCCTGGGGTACGCCGTCGTCGCAGGAGTTCCGGTGCAGGTGGGGCTCTACACCCTGCCCCCGGCCCTGCTCGCCTACGCGCTGTTCGGCTCCTCGAGGCTGCTGTTCGTCGGGCCGGTGTCCACGGTCTCGGTGCTCTCGGGATCGATCGTCGGCGCCCTCTCCGGCGGCAACCAAGAGCTGGCCATCACCCTCACGGCCATCCTCGCGCTCACCGCCGGGGCCGTGCTCGTCGCCGTGGGGTTGCTCCGGCTGGGATGGGTGGCCCAGTTCCTCAGCGAGCCCATCGTCACCGGTTTCGTCGCCGGCCTCGTCGTGCTCATCGTCATCGGTGAGATCCCCGCCCTGGCGGGAGTGAGCGCCCCGAGCGGCGGCATCTTCCAGCGCATCGACGAGACGGTGCGCAACCTCGGCGACTTCCACGGCATCACCCTCGCCGTCGGCGCGGGTGCCCTCGCCGTGCTGTTCGTGGGGTCGCGACTGCTGCCCCGGGCGCCGTGGTCGCTCATCGTCCTCGTCGGCGGGATCGCCGTGTCGACCACCGCCGACCTCGCCGCCAGAGGCGTACGGGTCGTCGGTGAGGTGCCGACAGGCCTGCCCCTGCCGTCCATCCCGGTCGTCGACGTGCAGCTGTGGAGCGGCATCATCACCGGCGGCATCGCCATCGCCGCCGTCGGGATCGCCGAGGGGCTGGCTGCGGTGCGCACGTTCGCCCCGACCGGGGCCATCGACCCCGAGAGCGACAACCGCGAGTTCGTCGGGCACGGGGCCGCCAACCTGGCCTCCGGCATCTTCGGCGGCATGGGGGTCGGCGGGTCCCTGTCGAAGACGGCCGCCAACGCCCGCGCCGGCGCCTTCACCCAGGTCAGCGGCGTCGCCGCCGCCCTGATCGTCCTGCTCTTCGTCGCCTTCGCCGCCGGGCTGCTCGCCGACCTGCCACGAGCCGTGCTGTCAGCCATCGTCATCCACGCCGTGTGGGGCCTGGTGAGCCCGTCGACCTTCCGCCGCTACGCCGCGGTGCGCCGCAACGACTTCGTGGCGGCCGTCGTCGCCTTCGGCGGGGTGCTCTTCCTCGGCCCCCTCAACGGCCTGCTCCTCGCCATCGCCCAGTCGCTGCTCGGGCTGGTCTACCGCTCGATGCAGGTGGGCATCGACGAGATGGGCCGGGTCGAGGGCGAGAAGGCCGCCTGGGGATCTGTCGCCAACGACTCAAGCCGCCGCACGTACCGCGGGGTCACGGTGCTTCGTCCGGACGGGCCGCTCTTCTGGGCCAACGCGACCTCCGTCGTCGGTCACATCGAGATGGCCACCCGGGCCCGACAGCCGCTCTACGCCGTAGTGCTCGACCTCGAGGCCACCAATCAGATGGACACGACGACCGCCGAGCGGCTCGACGGGCTACTCACCCGGCTGCGCGCGGAGGGCACGGACCTCTACCTCGTGCGGGTCTTCGGCAACGTGCGTGACGTGCTCTCGAAGTCCGGCTTCCTGGAGACCCTCGGCCCCGACCACGTGTGGCACTCGATCGCCGCCGGGGTCAAGGCGGCCCGGGCCGCCCGCGCCGCCGGAGTCGACCCGGCCAACCCCTTCCCCACCGAGGACGAGGTCGAGGCCCTCGACGAGCCCGATGAGCTCGACGAGGGGGCCGGTGAGCGGATCGCCTCGAAGGGCGAGCGCTCCTGATCCCTCCCGGCGGATGCCGTCCGCGGACTGTCGCAGGACGACCGCGACGTGCGCGGACGGCATCCGCCACCCACCGCCCGAGAGCGGTGGGTCCGTCAGGGGTAGGTGGTGACGTAGGCCGGCAGGCCGGACCTCGTCGCATCCACCTGCTCACCCACGCCGTTGACGACGTGGCGGATGGTGCCCGCGTCGAGGTTGACCGTGAGCAGGTGCGTCATCTTCACCCCGGGAGCGTCCGGAACCTCGAAGCCGTTCTCGGTAACGATGCTCGGGTCGTTGCGGTTGAACACGTAGGACCCGCCACCCCACAACTGGTGGGTGGTCACGTCGTCAGAGACCTTGTACCCGGGGTAGCCCAGGGTGCCGTCGGGCTGGGTCCAGTCG encodes the following:
- a CDS encoding alpha/beta fold hydrolase, which produces MTSAQLGDVTIEFEIDGPDDGIPMLLVMGLGAQLVAWPTPIIDGLVENGFRVIRMDNRDIGLSTKTQGPAPTRADLLKAFAHRRYAQSDYLLADMAGDAVALLDHLDIEAAHVVGVSMGGMIAQQLTIDHPTRVLSLCSIMSNTGSRLHGTVAPKLLPTMAMTMTTPRPTDPDEAERRGVESFRLIAGPHYDADEMAVMVRRAIDRDINPLGTARQLLAIQASPDRTPGLRTITVPTVVIHGLLDQLVLPSGGIATARAIPGSRLVMFPDMAHDLPGPRRAEIVEEIVRNAARAKVCVSQD
- the rocD gene encoding ornithine--oxo-acid transaminase; amino-acid sequence: MTSDSTSHVGSAQTAAHIAQVERYAAHNYHPLPVVLSHGEGAWVTDVDGKRYLDCLAGYSALNFGHGHPRLLARAHDQLSRLTLTSRAFHNDQLGPFSQALAELTGKDMVLPMNTGAEAVETALKVSRRWGYRVKGVPEDQANIIVMEGNFHGRTTTIISFSDDKVARDEYGPYTPGFRTVTYGDVESLRQAVDEFTVAVLLEPIQGEGGVVIPPEGYLRAVRQICDEAGVLMLADEIQSGLARTGRTFACEHEDVVPDIYVMGKALGGGLYPVSAIATNREILEVITPGSHGSTFGGNPLAAAIGHEVVTMLSEGEFQARATELGSLLSELLTPLVRTGHGNGLSGIRVRGLWAGLDIEPGGPSGREVSERLMRRGVLAKDTHGSTIRIAPPLVITADEVGMLVDAVADALERP
- a CDS encoding patatin-like phospholipase family protein gives rise to the protein MSNIAPQVQQLSLETPSGGTGRAPGVSGATDTETAAPQGSVAVRATTDGGDEFASWQPPTTDNERAFVLAGGGATGIAWEAGVIMGLRDGGVDVREADTMIGTSAGSMVAAHLRVGTQESLAFARIREGAQIAEIGRLGPADASRYLRAQLSLDKKRGRALVGQAALAARTTTEEEWLKAIGLGLVGKEWPDKRLFITAVDAQTGTSVVFDNSSGVPLERAVAASCAVPGVFPAVEVGGRRYVDGGLRTVANADLAAGHRRVLALSPYPVASHLRDLPARQLRSLRPASRTHLVVPDARDLWAMGANPLDFSRGADTFETARAHGQRIADRVGEMWLA
- a CDS encoding SprT-like domain-containing protein; this translates as MEITRALATGRRLLREHGLDDWTIVADRAKTRAGVCRYSRREIGISGPLTALHDESEVLDTILHEIAHALVGPRHGHDAVWQAKAREIGSSGRQYVSPEAPRVPKDWVGRCPAGHEKSRHRGPTRLMSCGQCSTRFDPQHLFTWTFRGRRVPLPPSYAEQLAALAETVRPTATRRPPVHLGDVVHVLSGPWGGRSGEVEHVGTLRCQVRVGDDLVSLPLEQVRLEPATAARSV
- a CDS encoding SulP family inorganic anion transporter, whose protein sequence is MHVPTPTLPIGLRLLRNYSGRHLPQDVLAGLLVAALAVPQSLGYAVVAGVPVQVGLYTLPPALLAYALFGSSRLLFVGPVSTVSVLSGSIVGALSGGNQELAITLTAILALTAGAVLVAVGLLRLGWVAQFLSEPIVTGFVAGLVVLIVIGEIPALAGVSAPSGGIFQRIDETVRNLGDFHGITLAVGAGALAVLFVGSRLLPRAPWSLIVLVGGIAVSTTADLAARGVRVVGEVPTGLPLPSIPVVDVQLWSGIITGGIAIAAVGIAEGLAAVRTFAPTGAIDPESDNREFVGHGAANLASGIFGGMGVGGSLSKTAANARAGAFTQVSGVAAALIVLLFVAFAAGLLADLPRAVLSAIVIHAVWGLVSPSTFRRYAAVRRNDFVAAVVAFGGVLFLGPLNGLLLAIAQSLLGLVYRSMQVGIDEMGRVEGEKAAWGSVANDSSRRTYRGVTVLRPDGPLFWANATSVVGHIEMATRARQPLYAVVLDLEATNQMDTTTAERLDGLLTRLRAEGTDLYLVRVFGNVRDVLSKSGFLETLGPDHVWHSIAAGVKAARAARAAGVDPANPFPTEDEVEALDEPDELDEGAGERIASKGERS